The Flavobacterium jumunjinense genome includes a region encoding these proteins:
- a CDS encoding DUF456 domain-containing protein has translation MEYFLLISGFCLMLVGVFGSFLPILPGPPISWVGLLFLYLIPEIENNYWILGITLIIAITVTLLDYIIPAKGTKKFGGSKYGIWGTNIGLIIGIIAPIPFGFIIGPFLGAFIGEMIYDKKDHNRALKAATGSFLGFLAGTFMKFLISIIYLGLFLAITWDNWKVWF, from the coding sequence ATGGAATATTTTCTTTTAATCTCAGGTTTTTGCTTAATGTTAGTTGGTGTTTTTGGAAGTTTCCTACCTATCTTACCAGGACCACCAATAAGTTGGGTTGGATTATTATTCCTTTATTTAATTCCTGAAATAGAAAACAACTATTGGATTTTAGGAATCACATTAATAATTGCAATTACTGTTACTCTATTAGACTATATTATTCCTGCTAAGGGCACTAAAAAGTTTGGAGGTAGCAAATATGGAATTTGGGGAACAAATATTGGATTAATCATTGGAATCATTGCACCAATACCATTTGGTTTTATAATAGGGCCTTTTCTAGGTGCATTTATAGGGGAAATGATTTACGACAAAAAAGACCACAACAGAGCTTTAAAAGCTGCTACTGGGTCTTTTCTTGGTTTTCTTGCAGGAACATTTATGAAATTTCTTATTTCAATTATTTACTTAGGCCTTTTTCTAGCAATTACTTGGGACAATTGGAAGGTTTGGTTTTAG
- a CDS encoding agmatine deiminase family protein yields the protein MNLILVLIMVSFYACNLDDNDEVSDNVPVLIEYTMPEESETHEGTWLYWPHQYQFGVAYRNSLDATWLEMTNALVSGEKVHIAAYDIVEKNRILGLLNNAGVNMINVDVKVLKTDDVWSRDGGPIYVRDKNGSLVVEDWGFNGWGNKFNFSNCNEVPKKIGLDQGKPVLDLNNLMIIEGGAVEIDGNGTLLATKSAILNANRNPDMSVNQAERILIKYYGVTNFIWLNGVPGLEITDMHIDGFAKFVNQNTLMTMSKTDLLEWEVPQVDIDALYAAKNKYGDAYTIVQLPLTQSNVVTTYGKNLGYKGSYVNFYIANNVVLVPNYDDLNDVVANAIIQSQFPNRTVIGIDVRNLYEYGGMVHCVTQQQPAD from the coding sequence ATGAATTTAATTTTAGTGCTAATTATGGTAAGTTTTTATGCTTGTAATTTAGATGATAATGATGAAGTTTCAGATAATGTGCCTGTATTAATTGAATATACAATGCCTGAGGAAAGTGAAACGCATGAAGGAACATGGTTGTACTGGCCACATCAATATCAATTTGGAGTTGCTTATAGAAATAGCTTAGATGCAACTTGGCTTGAAATGACTAACGCTTTAGTGAGTGGTGAAAAAGTGCATATTGCTGCTTATGATATTGTAGAAAAAAATCGAATTTTAGGACTTTTGAATAATGCAGGTGTTAATATGATTAATGTTGATGTAAAAGTTTTAAAAACCGATGATGTATGGTCGAGAGACGGAGGTCCTATTTATGTTAGAGATAAAAATGGAAGTCTTGTAGTTGAAGATTGGGGATTTAATGGTTGGGGAAATAAATTTAATTTCTCAAACTGTAATGAAGTGCCCAAAAAAATTGGATTAGATCAGGGGAAACCAGTTTTAGACCTGAATAATTTAATGATAATTGAAGGTGGAGCTGTAGAAATTGATGGAAACGGTACTTTATTAGCTACAAAAAGTGCGATTTTAAATGCGAATAGAAATCCTGATATGTCAGTAAATCAAGCGGAACGTATTTTGATTAAATATTATGGTGTAACAAATTTTATTTGGTTAAATGGTGTTCCAGGGTTGGAAATTACAGATATGCATATTGATGGTTTTGCAAAGTTCGTTAATCAAAATACTTTAATGACTATGAGTAAAACTGATTTGTTAGAATGGGAAGTGCCTCAAGTTGACATTGATGCTTTGTATGCTGCTAAAAATAAATATGGTGATGCCTATACTATTGTGCAATTACCATTAACTCAGTCTAATGTTGTTACTACTTATGGTAAAAATTTGGGTTATAAGGGTTCATATGTGAATTTTTATATTGCAAATAATGTAGTCTTGGTTCCTAATTATGATGATTTAAATGATGTTGTTGCAAATGCAATAATACAATCGCAGTTTCCGAATAGAACAGTAATCGGTATTGATGTTAGAAATTTATATGAATATGGTGGAATGGTACACTGTGTTACTCAGCAGCAACCAGCTGATTAA
- a CDS encoding sensor histidine kinase: MLITRNKIHQSQYFGTEKLFLILLLYLVINNFTFYRTMKRFIYHILFWIFIFLFILDYFVHEYNTIDALNLTITECTIYAIISYTNLHFLINRFLVKKKLWLYGISILVFLFILFIPYHYLGLGKILLYDKEIETFVSFSLNYIMFILISFLYWYVLLYQKEKHKTLELENTKLQSEITILKSQINPHFLFNSLNNIYSLTLNKKSEEALKTIEILSKILRYFIYTDTNKPTSIQNEIEIIKQYITFNSIKKNTERVTLNINNTVDYNKYEIIPHILITIIENGFKHSDIANNKDGFLNFNINIIETTLYINSRNTFSPKETKPGIGMTIIKKQLDYFYKDNYTLSINDENFQYSLALTINLTK; this comes from the coding sequence ATGCTAATTACACGAAATAAAATCCACCAAAGTCAATATTTTGGGACTGAAAAGTTGTTTCTAATTCTGCTTTTATACTTAGTAATCAATAACTTTACATTTTACAGAACCATGAAACGTTTTATTTATCATATTCTATTTTGGATTTTTATTTTCCTATTCATACTCGACTATTTCGTTCATGAATACAACACTATTGACGCATTAAATTTAACCATTACTGAATGTACTATATATGCAATCATTAGCTATACAAATCTACATTTTCTAATTAATCGTTTCCTAGTCAAGAAAAAACTATGGCTATACGGGATTAGCATTTTGGTGTTTCTTTTCATTCTTTTTATCCCCTATCACTATTTAGGACTTGGTAAAATTCTTCTTTACGATAAAGAGATTGAAACGTTTGTGTCCTTTTCTTTGAACTATATTATGTTTATTCTAATTTCATTTTTATATTGGTATGTTTTATTATATCAAAAAGAGAAACATAAAACTCTCGAACTTGAAAACACAAAACTCCAATCTGAAATTACAATCCTTAAATCACAGATAAATCCACATTTTCTTTTTAATTCTTTAAATAATATTTATTCGCTTACCTTAAATAAAAAAAGTGAAGAAGCATTAAAAACAATTGAAATTCTCTCAAAAATTCTTCGCTACTTTATTTATACAGACACCAACAAACCAACCTCAATTCAGAATGAAATTGAAATCATTAAACAATATATTACCTTTAATAGCATTAAAAAAAATACGGAAAGAGTCACGCTCAACATAAACAATACAGTAGACTATAACAAATATGAAATAATACCACATATTTTAATCACAATTATAGAAAATGGTTTTAAGCATAGTGACATTGCAAACAATAAAGATGGTTTTTTAAATTTCAATATAAATATCATTGAAACTACTTTATATATAAACTCCAGAAATACGTTTAGTCCAAAGGAAACAAAACCAGGAATTGGAATGACTATTATTAAAAAACAATTGGATTATTTCTATAAGGACAATTACACTTTAAGCATTAATGATGAAAATTTTCAATATTCATTAGCATTAACAATAAATCTTACAAAGTGA
- a CDS encoding LytR/AlgR family response regulator transcription factor has product MKTYTCLIIEDEPLAQELIENHLSHFPNIQIIEKFENGIEALTYLSTNEIDILFLDIEMPSLNGINLLKSLKKQPLTIFTTAYSEYALESYNHNVIDYLLKPITFNRFCIAINKVLKILNKETSSSKNEYPEFIFVKSDFKAVKITLDDVLYIEGMQKYIKIHHINGYTTTLMSLSKIIQILNPTIFMRCQKSFIINITKINSIEGNFARIENNFRIPLNKDSKLELIKKIDPDKLLQ; this is encoded by the coding sequence GTGAAAACATATACCTGCTTAATTATTGAAGACGAACCTTTAGCTCAAGAACTAATTGAAAATCACCTTTCGCACTTTCCAAACATTCAAATAATTGAAAAATTTGAAAACGGAATTGAAGCGTTAACTTATCTAAGCACAAATGAAATTGATATTCTATTCCTAGATATTGAAATGCCAAGTTTAAATGGAATTAACCTGTTAAAATCACTAAAGAAACAACCTTTAACCATATTCACAACAGCATATTCAGAATATGCATTAGAAAGCTACAACCACAATGTAATTGATTACTTATTAAAACCAATTACATTCAATAGATTTTGCATTGCAATAAATAAAGTTTTAAAAATTCTAAACAAAGAAACAAGCTCTAGCAAGAATGAATACCCAGAATTTATCTTTGTTAAATCCGATTTCAAGGCTGTAAAAATCACACTTGACGATGTTCTATATATTGAAGGTATGCAGAAGTATATTAAAATACACCACATAAACGGCTACACCACTACATTAATGAGCTTATCTAAAATCATTCAAATATTGAATCCAACAATTTTTATGAGATGTCAAAAATCCTTCATCATCAACATTACAAAAATAAACAGTATTGAAGGTAATTTTGCCCGTATCGAAAATAATTTCAGAATTCCACTCAATAAAGATTCTAAATTAGAATTGATTAAAAAAATTGATCCCGACAAATTATTGCAATAA
- a CDS encoding DUF58 domain-containing protein — protein sequence MKIESQLEKISSFKNLELLANQVVEGFISGMHKSPFHGFSAEFAEHKIYNPGESTKHIDWKLFAKTDRLYTKRYEEETNLRCHLIIDNSSSMHYPVLKQNQEFYKSKIGFSVLASAVLMNLLKKQRDAVGLSIYSEEYEYYSPEKGSDRHHRMLLDKLESTLEKTKNIKTTDTVSFLHQIAENIHRRSMVVLFTDMFQKGDEEKIFKALQHLKHNKHKVVVFHVYDEKTELAFDFDNSPKKFIDVETGETVHLFADTIKEEYEKQVQSYFKEIENTCLKYRIQYVPVSVGENFEKIITTYLVEKQRFV from the coding sequence ATGAAGATTGAAAGTCAATTAGAAAAAATATCGAGTTTTAAAAATTTAGAGCTTTTAGCAAATCAAGTTGTTGAAGGTTTTATTTCTGGAATGCATAAAAGTCCGTTTCATGGATTTTCGGCAGAATTTGCAGAGCATAAGATTTATAACCCAGGAGAAAGTACCAAACATATCGATTGGAAGTTGTTTGCAAAAACGGATCGACTTTATACAAAGCGTTATGAAGAGGAAACGAATTTACGTTGTCATTTAATCATTGATAATTCATCTTCGATGCATTATCCGGTTTTAAAGCAAAATCAAGAGTTTTACAAGAGTAAAATCGGTTTTTCTGTACTTGCTTCTGCTGTTTTAATGAATTTGCTTAAAAAACAACGTGACGCTGTAGGGTTAAGTATTTATTCAGAGGAATACGAGTATTATTCGCCAGAGAAAGGTAGTGATCGACATCATAGAATGTTGTTAGATAAGTTAGAGAGTACCCTAGAAAAGACAAAGAATATTAAAACTACAGATACTGTTTCTTTTTTACATCAAATAGCTGAGAATATTCACAGGAGATCCATGGTTGTTCTTTTTACTGATATGTTTCAAAAGGGAGATGAAGAAAAAATATTCAAGGCTTTGCAGCATTTAAAGCACAATAAACATAAAGTCGTAGTTTTTCATGTTTATGATGAAAAGACTGAGTTGGCTTTTGATTTTGATAATTCTCCTAAGAAATTTATAGATGTTGAAACTGGGGAAACAGTTCATTTATTTGCAGATACTATCAAAGAAGAATATGAAAAACAAGTACAAAGTTATTTTAAAGAAATAGAAAATACTTGTTTGAAATATAGAATTCAGTACGTTCCTGTTTCAGTAGGAGAAAATTTTGAAAAAATAATTACTACTTATTTAGTTGAGAAACAGAGATTTGTTTAA
- the trxA gene encoding thioredoxin, with translation MALAITDATFDEVVLKSDKPVVVDFWAAWCGPCRMVGPVIDEVATEYDGKAVVGKVDVDANQEFAAKYGVRNIPTVLIFQNGEVVGRQVGVAPKKTYTDAIDALL, from the coding sequence ATGGCATTAGCAATAACAGATGCTACTTTTGATGAAGTAGTATTGAAATCAGATAAACCAGTAGTAGTAGATTTTTGGGCAGCTTGGTGTGGACCATGTAGAATGGTTGGGCCAGTTATCGATGAGGTAGCTACAGAATATGATGGTAAAGCAGTTGTAGGTAAAGTAGATGTAGATGCGAATCAAGAATTTGCTGCAAAATATGGTGTAAGAAACATTCCTACAGTATTAATTTTTCAAAATGGAGAAGTAGTGGGTCGTCAAGTTGGAGTGGCTCCTAAAAAAACATATACAGATGCAATTGATGCATTGCTATAG
- a CDS encoding peroxiredoxin-like family protein — MKRIIAILLVSFSFLGNAQVADVPENIAPLLIGEKIPNVKLVGLNGKAEDTNLLFSKKTVVVVYRGGWCPYCNAQLSDMQAIESDIVGLGYQIVAISPDAPEFLKETEGKDKLAYKLFSDSEGQFSKAVGIAFSTPVKYADMLGKYSVGKNTTWLPVPTVYVVNENQEIEFLYINPDYSKRLKGDLLLSVLKSL; from the coding sequence ATGAAGAGAATAATTGCGATTTTATTAGTTAGTTTTTCGTTTCTAGGTAATGCTCAGGTTGCTGATGTTCCAGAAAACATTGCTCCTTTATTAATTGGAGAGAAAATACCAAATGTAAAATTAGTTGGTTTAAATGGTAAAGCGGAAGACACGAACTTGCTTTTTTCTAAGAAAACGGTTGTTGTGGTTTATCGTGGAGGTTGGTGTCCTTATTGTAATGCGCAATTGTCAGATATGCAAGCTATAGAGTCGGATATTGTTGGGCTAGGGTATCAAATTGTAGCTATAAGCCCAGATGCTCCTGAGTTTTTAAAAGAAACGGAAGGAAAAGATAAATTAGCATATAAATTGTTTTCAGACAGTGAAGGGCAATTTTCTAAAGCAGTTGGAATTGCTTTTTCAACGCCAGTGAAGTATGCGGATATGTTAGGGAAATATTCTGTTGGTAAAAATACTACTTGGTTGCCAGTTCCTACAGTGTATGTTGTGAATGAAAATCAAGAAATAGAATTTTTATATATCAATCCAGATTATTCAAAAAGACTAAAAGGAGACTTGTTGCTTTCTGTGTTAAAATCTTTATAA
- the dnaE gene encoding DNA polymerase III subunit alpha, producing MYLIFDTETTGLPRSWSAPITDTDNWPRCIQIAWQLHDEMGNLVEHQDYLVKPEGFNIPYDAERIHGISTELAAEQGISLLEVLEKFNIALSKAKYVVGQNVAFDVNIMGCEFHRMNVGSDMANMPVLDTCTEVTAELLKLPGGRGGRFKLPTLTELHQYLFNKPFSEAHNATADVEATTRCFLELINRQVFTKEQLDVTPDYFVKFKENNPKEIQLIGLKHINLKSASDKIRQKLQKIEHENTQTTISESDKRDFSEAKFAHLHNHTQFSVLQSTIGVPAIVSATAKWKMPAVAMTDTGNMMGAFHFVSAVMNHNKAVKAKNEAAIEAGEEPTDTEIKPIVGCEFNICENHKDKTKKDNGYQVVLLAKNKKGYHNLAKMSSLAYTDGFYYVPRIDKKIVEQYKEDIMVLSGNLYGEIPSKILNIGEHQAEEALIWWKEQFQDDFYLEIMRHNQEDENRVNKTLIEFSQKHNVKLIASNNTYYVNKEDANAHDILLCVKDGEKQATPIGRGRGYRYGLPNQEYYYKSQEEMKKLFADLPDAVINIQEIVDKVEIYSLYRDVLLPKYDIPEEFVDSKDEADGGVRGENAYLRHLTIEGAKKRYGEITPSIQERLDFELLTISNSGYPGYFLIVQDFIAEARKMDVSVGPGRGSAAGSAVAYCLGVTNIDPIKYDLLFERFLNPDRVSMPDIDIDFDDEGRGRVMDYVINKYGANQVAQIITYGKMATKSAIRDTARVLDLPLFEADRIAKLIPGMMPSKWNLARFISEKEDDVKKALRSDEFDKVKELIAIANGGDLAGETIQQAKILEGSMRNTGIHACGVIITPSDITNFVPVTTAKDSDLYVTQFDNSVAESAGLLKMDFLGLKTLTLIKDTVKLVKYRLNIDLDPDSFPIDDEKTYELFQRGETVGIFQYESPGMQKYMKDLKPTVFGDLIAMNALYRPGPLEYIPSFVRRKNGEEEIKYDLEACEEYLGETYGITVYQEQVMLLSQSLADFTKGEADVLRKAMGKKQKDVLDKMKPKFVEQASAKGHDATVLEKIWKDWEAFASYAFNKSHSTCYAWIAYQTAYLKAHYPAEYMAAVLSNNMNDIKQVSFFMEECKRMGLDVLGPDVNESFYKFTVNENYAVRFGMGAIKGVGEGAVNTIVENRKDGNYKSIFDLAKRIDLRAANKKAFENLALAGGFDCFEETHRAQYFHDEGDGITFYEKAIKYGAKFQENENSSQVSLFGDASEVQIPEPVVPPCEEWNTMEKLAQEKDVVGIYISGHPLDDYKYEMKYFCNTKLEQLKELSSLVSKSVSIGGIITRVEHRVAKNGKGWGMFTLEGYDESYEFRIFGEEYLKYRHFLIQNNFTFMKLSVKEGWTNAEGKKGDPRIQFVGIQYLQDVLTTFAKKLILQINIAELHESLIQALFELFKREVGDNPISIEVMELEMVKRQVVEVVANEIIDVSDESEMEEVIQEVEIAPTITEVEEVKVVTKLVMPSRKIKVKISNELLQELEAMQINFKLN from the coding sequence ATGTACTTAATTTTTGATACAGAAACCACCGGATTGCCTCGTAGTTGGTCCGCTCCAATAACTGACACAGATAACTGGCCGCGTTGTATTCAGATTGCTTGGCAATTGCATGATGAAATGGGGAATTTGGTAGAGCATCAAGATTATTTGGTGAAGCCAGAAGGATTTAATATCCCTTATGATGCGGAACGTATTCATGGTATTTCTACAGAACTAGCAGCAGAACAAGGTATTTCTTTGTTAGAGGTTTTAGAAAAATTTAATATTGCTTTGTCTAAAGCGAAGTATGTGGTCGGTCAAAATGTAGCGTTTGATGTTAACATTATGGGGTGTGAATTTCATCGTATGAATGTGGGGTCAGACATGGCAAATATGCCTGTTTTGGACACTTGTACCGAGGTAACTGCAGAATTATTAAAATTGCCAGGAGGTAGAGGAGGAAGGTTTAAATTACCTACATTAACAGAGTTACATCAATATTTGTTTAATAAGCCTTTTTCGGAAGCGCATAATGCTACTGCCGATGTTGAGGCAACTACTCGTTGTTTTTTAGAGTTAATTAATCGTCAGGTTTTTACAAAAGAGCAATTAGATGTTACACCTGATTATTTTGTTAAGTTTAAAGAGAATAATCCTAAAGAAATTCAGCTTATAGGATTGAAGCATATCAATTTGAAGTCAGCTTCTGATAAAATTAGACAGAAACTACAAAAAATTGAACACGAAAATACCCAAACTACAATTTCCGAATCGGATAAGAGAGATTTCTCGGAAGCTAAGTTTGCGCATCTTCATAATCACACACAGTTTTCTGTTTTGCAATCAACTATTGGTGTTCCAGCTATCGTTTCTGCTACAGCAAAATGGAAAATGCCCGCTGTTGCAATGACTGATACTGGGAACATGATGGGGGCTTTCCATTTTGTTAGTGCTGTAATGAATCATAACAAAGCAGTAAAAGCAAAAAATGAAGCGGCAATTGAAGCAGGAGAAGAACCTACGGACACGGAGATAAAACCTATTGTTGGTTGTGAATTTAATATTTGTGAAAATCATAAAGATAAAACAAAGAAAGACAATGGTTATCAAGTTGTTTTGTTGGCTAAGAATAAAAAGGGGTATCACAACTTAGCGAAGATGTCATCTTTAGCTTATACAGATGGTTTTTACTATGTACCAAGAATTGATAAAAAGATTGTAGAGCAATATAAGGAAGATATAATGGTGCTTTCTGGGAATTTATACGGGGAAATTCCGAGTAAAATTCTAAACATTGGTGAGCATCAAGCTGAAGAAGCCTTAATTTGGTGGAAAGAGCAGTTTCAGGACGATTTCTATCTAGAAATTATGCGACACAACCAAGAAGATGAAAATCGAGTTAATAAAACATTGATTGAGTTTTCTCAAAAACATAATGTAAAATTAATAGCATCTAATAATACGTATTATGTAAATAAAGAAGATGCGAATGCACACGATATTTTATTGTGTGTTAAAGATGGGGAAAAACAAGCTACGCCAATTGGTCGTGGTCGTGGTTATCGATACGGTTTGCCAAATCAGGAATATTATTATAAATCGCAAGAAGAGATGAAAAAACTTTTTGCTGATCTTCCTGATGCTGTTATAAATATTCAAGAAATAGTAGATAAGGTTGAAATTTATTCGCTTTATCGAGATGTTTTACTTCCTAAATATGATATTCCTGAAGAGTTTGTTGATTCAAAGGATGAGGCTGATGGAGGTGTTAGAGGTGAAAATGCGTATTTAAGGCATTTAACGATTGAAGGTGCTAAAAAGAGATATGGAGAAATCACTCCTTCAATTCAAGAGCGACTAGATTTTGAGTTATTGACAATTTCTAACTCTGGATATCCAGGTTATTTCTTAATTGTTCAAGATTTTATTGCAGAAGCTCGAAAAATGGATGTTTCTGTTGGTCCAGGTCGTGGTTCTGCTGCTGGTTCAGCGGTTGCTTATTGTTTAGGAGTTACAAATATTGATCCAATTAAGTATGATTTGCTTTTTGAGCGTTTCTTAAATCCTGATCGTGTATCTATGCCTGATATTGATATCGATTTTGATGATGAAGGTCGTGGTCGTGTAATGGATTATGTTATCAATAAATATGGAGCTAATCAGGTAGCGCAAATTATTACTTATGGTAAGATGGCAACCAAATCTGCAATTCGTGATACAGCACGTGTGTTAGATTTACCGTTGTTTGAAGCCGATAGAATTGCGAAATTAATTCCTGGAATGATGCCTTCTAAATGGAATTTGGCTCGTTTTATTTCGGAAAAAGAGGATGATGTTAAAAAAGCATTGCGTTCCGACGAATTTGATAAAGTAAAAGAATTAATTGCTATTGCTAATGGTGGAGATTTGGCAGGTGAAACAATTCAGCAGGCAAAAATATTAGAAGGATCTATGCGAAACACGGGTATTCATGCTTGTGGTGTAATTATAACCCCTTCAGATATTACCAATTTCGTACCTGTAACGACAGCGAAAGATTCTGATTTATATGTTACTCAATTCGATAACTCTGTTGCAGAAAGTGCAGGGTTGTTGAAAATGGACTTCTTGGGTCTGAAGACCCTAACGTTGATTAAGGATACTGTTAAGCTAGTGAAATATCGATTAAATATCGACTTGGATCCAGATAGTTTTCCGATAGATGATGAGAAAACTTATGAATTGTTCCAGAGAGGAGAGACTGTAGGTATATTTCAATATGAGTCTCCTGGAATGCAAAAGTACATGAAAGACTTGAAACCTACGGTTTTTGGGGATTTAATTGCAATGAATGCTTTGTATCGTCCTGGTCCATTGGAGTATATTCCTTCTTTTGTTCGAAGAAAAAATGGTGAAGAAGAAATAAAATACGATTTAGAGGCTTGCGAGGAGTATTTAGGTGAAACTTACGGAATTACGGTTTATCAAGAGCAGGTGATGCTTTTGTCTCAGTCATTGGCTGATTTTACAAAAGGTGAAGCCGATGTCTTGCGTAAAGCGATGGGTAAAAAACAAAAAGATGTCTTAGATAAGATGAAGCCTAAATTTGTGGAACAAGCTTCTGCTAAAGGGCACGACGCAACGGTTCTAGAAAAAATTTGGAAAGACTGGGAAGCCTTCGCAAGTTATGCATTTAATAAATCCCACTCTACTTGTTATGCATGGATTGCTTATCAAACAGCCTACTTAAAAGCGCATTATCCTGCAGAATATATGGCTGCGGTACTTTCTAATAATATGAACGATATTAAACAAGTGTCGTTTTTTATGGAGGAATGTAAACGAATGGGATTAGATGTTTTGGGGCCAGATGTGAATGAATCTTTCTATAAGTTTACGGTTAATGAAAATTATGCGGTTCGTTTCGGAATGGGTGCAATTAAAGGTGTTGGAGAAGGAGCAGTAAATACAATTGTTGAAAACAGAAAAGACGGAAATTATAAATCAATATTTGACTTAGCAAAACGTATTGATTTGCGTGCTGCTAATAAAAAAGCATTTGAGAATTTAGCTTTAGCAGGTGGTTTTGATTGTTTTGAAGAGACGCATAGAGCACAATATTTTCATGATGAAGGAGATGGAATTACATTCTACGAGAAAGCAATAAAATATGGGGCTAAATTTCAAGAAAATGAGAACTCTTCACAAGTAAGTCTTTTTGGAGATGCTTCAGAAGTTCAAATTCCAGAGCCTGTTGTTCCACCTTGTGAAGAGTGGAATACTATGGAGAAATTGGCTCAGGAGAAAGATGTTGTGGGTATTTATATTTCAGGTCATCCGCTTGACGATTATAAATATGAGATGAAGTATTTTTGTAATACGAAATTAGAACAGCTGAAAGAATTAAGTAGTTTAGTTAGTAAGAGTGTTAGTATTGGCGGTATTATTACAAGAGTAGAGCATCGTGTAGCAAAGAATGGAAAAGGCTGGGGAATGTTCACTTTGGAAGGGTATGACGAAAGTTATGAATTTAGAATCTTCGGAGAGGAATATTTAAAATACAGACATTTTTTAATTCAGAATAATTTCACATTTATGAAGTTGTCTGTAAAAGAGGGCTGGACAAATGCAGAAGGAAAAAAAGGAGATCCTAGAATTCAGTTTGTTGGTATTCAGTACTTGCAAGATGTGTTGACAACTTTTGCTAAAAAGTTAATTCTTCAAATTAATATTGCGGAATTACATGAGAGCTTGATTCAGGCTTTATTTGAGTTGTTTAAAAGAGAAGTAGGTGATAATCCAATATCTATTGAGGTTATGGAATTAGAGATGGTGAAAAGACAAGTGGTTGAAGTGGTTGCAAATGAAATTATTGATGTGAGTGATGAATCTGAAATGGAGGAAGTTATTCAAGAGGTCGAAATTGCTCCAACAATTACAGAAGTTGAAGAAGTGAAAGTGGTGACTAAATTGGTAATGCCAAGCAGAAAAATTAAAGTAAAAATCTCAAATGAATTGCTACAAGAATTGGAAGCCATGCAAATTAATTTTAAATTGAATTAA
- a CDS encoding GLPGLI family protein, which produces MKKLFILLLFNCICFAQNKQGIVNYGFIKSLFYGNKSEEEFNALLKFDPKQSYFVTEKDSLENPNQEIEQYKIIEIKRDNGQSEKKGIINISSSTNDAGNQVYFNRAKDSIWSYIKNMKGMYVAEKNTGFNWKLEKGQKEIGSYTCNKATTTYKGRTYTAWYTLEIPLSYGPWKFNGLPGLILEAYDTEYKIYYFFKNIEYPLKKEIKIDFIKESIEEPFIKWYSYKQYLTEANSSLENAYETMLIMFKEKGWTHKPIMPNIEQQRIEIAE; this is translated from the coding sequence ATGAAAAAACTTTTTATACTTCTCTTATTTAATTGCATTTGTTTTGCGCAGAACAAACAAGGAATCGTTAATTACGGCTTCATCAAAAGTCTCTTTTATGGAAATAAATCTGAAGAAGAATTTAATGCATTGTTAAAATTTGACCCTAAACAATCTTATTTTGTAACTGAAAAAGATTCTTTAGAAAACCCTAACCAAGAAATAGAGCAATACAAAATTATTGAAATAAAAAGAGACAACGGCCAATCTGAAAAAAAAGGAATTATAAACATATCCTCATCAACTAATGACGCTGGCAATCAGGTCTATTTCAATAGAGCAAAAGATTCTATTTGGTCATACATTAAAAACATGAAAGGCATGTATGTGGCTGAAAAAAATACTGGATTTAATTGGAAATTAGAGAAAGGACAAAAAGAAATCGGCTCATATACTTGCAACAAAGCTACAACCACCTACAAAGGCAGAACCTATACAGCATGGTATACATTAGAAATACCACTATCTTATGGGCCTTGGAAGTTTAATGGACTCCCTGGTCTAATTCTAGAAGCATACGATACTGAATACAAAATATATTATTTTTTCAAAAACATAGAATATCCTTTAAAAAAAGAAATAAAGATTGATTTTATAAAAGAATCAATTGAGGAACCATTTATTAAATGGTATAGCTACAAACAGTACCTTACTGAAGCTAATTCATCATTAGAAAATGCTTACGAAACTATGCTTATAATGTTTAAAGAAAAAGGCTGGACACATAAGCCTATAATGCCAAACATAGAACAACAGAGAATAGAAATTGCAGAATAA